A single window of Vidua chalybeata isolate OUT-0048 chromosome 7, bVidCha1 merged haplotype, whole genome shotgun sequence DNA harbors:
- the LOC128790647 gene encoding uncharacterized protein LOC128790647, giving the protein MGAGGDTATPRCTQRERTERSSAVRSPHTASSFLADPELFQGVFCAVDIEAGLQDSVTRSISEASAIPAAGALENGLQDLLSRFFSETSLLLVPSRTAYRTWFPVAFPAFPRLLCCRCLPGTTAALAHLELFPGISPASSHNTSDMEQTPPSVPKLAWLEEEEEAGATSAQQPEELEQFQLLQEDAAKDRTQEQKPARGCFRRTAQMICEFITCVWQEETTGVGTGVLANFHLFSAETSAAMLDLLVEKGVSNPKQVPAMVRYIHRWLTANGSAGHRLDKALLELTKEYPSDVLITLLRWAPSCDRAAMTMWGTIMSSSRTAEPALQILLHVLSAWPVDSVYTSDGDSTGVFALAATMTLWRVFNLTWCPLFALQTLKALLCRMRYEHVVVAMERKCAWDTLLCADSHHYAVGLLAREMRRVSIIWCCSIASCLFDLLSQDISDWELPALAFLVEVLDCLDLNECGENVLQIMTRHLQSKSRQVRRLALRGLVVLSKDPSMALGL; this is encoded by the exons ATGGGTGCTGGCGGTGACACGGCAACGCCTCGGTGCACACAACGGGAGAGGACGGAAcgcagcagtgctgtgaggagcccccACACAGCCAGCTCGTTCCTTGCTGACCCGGAGCTTTTCCAAGGTGTTTTCTGTGCAGTTGACATCGAGGCCGGACTGCAGGATTCGGTGACCCGGAGCATTTCCGAAGCATCTGCCATCCCTGCGGCCGGTGCCCTCGAGAACGGACTGCAGGACTTGCTGTCCCGTTTCTTTTCTGAGACTTCTCTCTTGCTGGTGCCCTCGAGGACAGCCTACAGGACTTGGTTTCCTGTAGCTTTCCCAGCCTTCCCGAGGCTCCTCTGTTGCAGGTGCCTTCCAGGCACAACTGCAGCACTTGCTCATCTGGAGCTCTTCCCAGGCATCTCTCCTGCAAGCAGTCATAACACCAGTGACATGGAGCAGACACCTCCCAGCGTGCCCAAGCTGGCCtggctggaggaagaggaggaggctggagctacctcagcacagcagcctgaagagctggagcagttccagctgctgcaggagg ATGCAGCCAAGGACCGGACACAAGAACAGAAACCCGCCCGTGGCTGCTTCCGCAGAACAGCGCAG aTGATCTGTGAATTCATCACGTGCGTTTGGCAGGAAGAGACCACAGGTGTGGGCACCGGGGTCTTGGCAAACTTTCACCTCTTCAGTGCCGAGACCAGTGCTGCCATGCTGGATTTGCTTGTGGAGAAGGGTGTCTCCAATCCAAAGCAA GTGCCAGCCATGGTGAGGTACATCCACCGGTGGCTCACGGCCAACGGgtctgctgggcacaggctggacAAGGCCCTTCTGGAGCTGACCAAGGAATACCCCTCTGATGTGCTGATCACTCTCTTGCGCTGGGCCCCATCGTGTGACAG agctgccatgaCCATGTGGGGCACCATCATGTCCTCGAGCAGGACTGCGGAGCCGGCGCTGCAGATCCTCCTCCATGTGCTGAGCGCCTGGCCAGTGGACAGCGTGTACACCTCCgatggggacagcacaggagtctttgccctggct GCAACCATGACACTGTGGAGGGTCTTCAATCTGACCTGGTGCCCCCT CTTTGCACTGCAGACCCTGAAGGCCCTGCTCTGCCGAATGCGCTATGAGCACGTGGTGGTAGCCATGGAACGCAAGTGTGCCTGGGACACCCTGCTCTGTGCCGATAGCCACCACTATGCAgtgggtctgctggccag GGAGATGCGCCGTGTCTCCATCATCTGGTGTTGCAGCATCGCATCCTGCCTCTTTGACCTGCTCAGCCAAGACATTTCGGACTGGGAACTGCCCGCCCTGGCGTTCCTCGTGGAG gtcctcGACTGCCTGGACTTGAATGAATGCGGTGAAAACGTCCTGCAGATCATGACGAGGCACCTGCAGAGCAAGTCCAGGCAGGTGCGTCGTCTGGCGCTCAGAGGCCTCGTGGTGCTCAGCAAGGACCCCTCGATG GCCTTGGGCctctga
- the LOC128790857 gene encoding maestro heat-like repeat-containing protein family member 6: protein MGAGGDTATPRCTQRERTERSSAVRSPHTASSFLADPELFQGVFCAVDIEAGLQDLVTRSISEASAIPAAGALENGLQDLLSRFFSETSLLLVPSRTAYRTWFPVAFPAFPRLLCCRCLPGTTAALAHLELFPGISPASSHNTSDMEQTPPSVPKLAWLEEEEEAGATSAQQPEELEQFQLLQEDAAKDRTQEQKPARGCFRRTAQMICEFITCVWQEETTGVGTGVLANFHLFSAETSAAMLDLLVEKGVSNPKQVPAMVRYIHRWLTANGSAGHRLDKALLELTKEYPSDVLITLLRWAPSCDRAAMTMWGTIMSSSRTAEPALQILLHVLSAWPVDSVYTSDGDSTGVFALAATMTLWRVFNLTWCPPVVLEYFPSLFLRLLFQAYISTLDISEEVDTFWKGCQEQHGLAANPNSFALQTLKALLCRMRYEHVVVAMERKCAWDTLLCADSHHYAVGLLAREMRRVSIIWCCSIASCLFDLLSQDISDWELPALAFLVEVLDCLDLNECGENVLQIMTRHLQSKSRQVRRLALRGLVVLSKDPSMNKRMYSLTESLGNLLWDADEDIVEMAVAVLGFLLLQKDLAIASPVALQLAEALWQLFDNDNSLVQLLSVRLFQELMKLVVAKGKKPLKKRVSKSLLPLFFNCHDENQRVAQASRETLLSAVKFLKRRDLQHLVKTDQMWSFAECLLAEDRSRAAEHLRLALPYLQSPQEPLREAAVRFIGLAGRYLRGKQQEFRIICRALQDMMDDISPAISCLALQTLYINLAVQSIPSSRPRDMHDQLRRLWRSWPFLRRCGWLSCCSAVEN from the exons ATGGGTGCTGGCGGTGACACGGCAACGCCTCGGTGCACACAACGGGAGAGGACGGAAcgcagcagtgctgtgaggagcccccACACAGCCAGCTCGTTCCTTGCTGACCCGGAGCTTTTCCAAGGTGTTTTCTGTGCAGTTGACATCGAGGCCGGACTGCAGGATTTGGTGACCCGGAGCATTTCCGAAGCATCTGCCATCCCTGCGGCCGGTGCCCTCGAGAACGGACTGCAGGACTTGCTGTCCCGTTTCTTTTCTGAGACTTCTCTCTTGCTGGTGCCCTCGAGGACAGCCTACAGGACTTGGTTTCCTGTAGCTTTCCCAGCCTTCCCGAGGCTCCTCTGTTGCAGGTGCCTTCCAGGCACAACTGCAGCACTTGCTCATCTGGAGCTCTTCCCAGGCATCTCTCCTGCAAGCAGTCATAACACCAGTGACATGGAGCAGACACCTCCCAGCGTGCCCAAGCTGGCCtggctggaggaagaggaggaggctggagctacctcagcacagcagcctgaagagctggagcagttccagctgctgcaggagg ATGCAGCCAAGGACCGGACACAAGAACAGAAACCCGCCCGTGGCTGCTTCCGCAGAACAGCGCAG aTGATCTGTGAATTCATCACGTGCGTTTGGCAGGAAGAGACCACAGGTGTGGGCACCGGGGTCTTGGCAAACTTTCACCTCTTCAGTGCCGAGACCAGTGCTGCCATGCTGGATTTGCTTGTGGAGAAGGGTGTCTCCAATCCAAAGCAA GTGCCAGCCATGGTGAGGTACATCCACCGGTGGCTCACGGCCAACGGgtctgctgggcacaggctggacAAGGCCCTTCTGGAGCTGACCAAGGAATACCCCTCTGATGTGCTGATCACTCTCTTGCGCTGGGCCCCATCGTGTGACAG agctgccatgaCCATGTGGGGCACCATCATGTCCTCGAGCAGGACTGCGGAGCCGGCGCTGCAGATCCTCCTCCATGTGCTGAGCGCCTGGCCAGTGGACAGCGTGTACACCTCCgatggggacagcacaggagtctttgccctggct GCAACCATGACACTGTGGAGGGTCTTCAATCTGACCTGGTGCCCCCCTGTAGTGCTGGAGTATTTCCCCAGTCTCTTTCTGCGTCTGCTCTTCCAAGCTTACATCAGCACGCTGGATATTTCAGAAGAGGTTGATACCTTCTGGAAGGGATGCCAGGAGCAACACGGCCTTGCCGCCAACCCCAACAG CTTTGCACTGCAGACCCTGAAGGCCCTGCTCTGCCGAATGCGCTATGAGCACGTGGTGGTAGCCATGGAACGCAAGTGTGCCTGGGACACCCTGCTCTGTGCCGATAGCCACCACTATGCAgtgggtctgctggccag GGAGATGCGCCGTGTCTCCATCATCTGGTGTTGCAGCATCGCATCCTGCCTCTTTGACCTGCTCAGCCAAGACATTTCGGACTGGGAACTGCCCGCCCTGGCGTTCCTCGTGGAG gtcctcGACTGCCTGGACTTGAATGAATGCGGTGAAAACGTCCTGCAGATCATGACGAGGCACCTGCAGAGCAAGTCCAGGCAGGTGCGTCGTCTGGCGCTCAGAGGCCTCGTGGTGCTCAGCAAGGACCCCTCGATG AACAAAAGAATGTACAGCCTGACGGAAAGCCTCGGGAACCTACTGTGGGACGCGGATGAAGACATCGTTGAGATGGCCGTCGCTGTACTCGGCTTTCTGCTCTTGCAGAAAGACCTCGCAATAGCCAGCCCCGTCgccctgcagctggctgaggcGCTCTGGCAACTCTTTGACAAT GACAACAGCCTTGTGCAGCTGCTCTCCGTTCGCCTCTTCCAAGAGCTGATGAAGCTGGTGGTGgccaagggaaaaaagcccctgAAGAAGCGTGTGAGCAAGAGCCTGCTCCCACTCTTCTTCAACTGCCATGATGAGAACCAGcgtgtggcacag gcctCTCGGGAAACGCTGCTTTCTGCAGTCAAGTTCCTGAAGAGAAGGGATCTTCAGCACCTGGTGAAGACGGATCAGATGTGGAGCTTTGCCGAGTGCTTG ctggcagaggacaggagccgagcggccgagcacctgcGCCTGGCGCTGCCCTACCTGCAGAGCCCGCAGGAGCCCCTGCGAGAGGCGGCCGTCAGGTTCATCG GGCTCGCCGGGCGCTACCTGAGAGGGAAGCAGCAAGAGTTCCGGATCATCTGCAGGG CCCTTCAGGACATGATGGATGACATCAGCCCTGCCATCTCATGCCTGGCACTTCAAACTCTGTACATCAATTTAGCTGTACAGAGCATTCCCTCCTCCCGCCCCCGGGATATGCACGATCAACTCCGCCGGCTCTGGAGGTCATGGCCTTTCCTGCGTCGCTGTGGctggctgtcctgctgcagcGCTGTGGAGAACTGA
- the LOC128790858 gene encoding uncharacterized protein LOC128790858 — MTMWGTIMSSSRTAEPALQILLHVLSAWPVDSVYTSDGDSTGVFALAATMTLWRVFNLTWCPPVVLEYFPSLFLRLLFQAYISTLDISEEVDTFWKALWQLFDNDNSLVQLLSVRLFQELMKLVVAKGKKPLKKRVSKSLLPLFFNCHDENQRVAQASRETLLSAVKFLKRRDLQHLVKTDQMWSFAECLLAEDRSRAAEHLRLALPYLQSPQEPLREAAVRFIGLAGRYLRGKQQEFWIICRALQDMMDDISPAISCLALQTLYINLAVQSIPSSRPRDMHDQLRRLWRSWPFLRRCGWLSCCSAVEN, encoded by the exons atgaCCATGTGGGGCACCATCATGTCCTCGAGCAGGACTGCGGAGCCGGCGCTGCAGATCCTCCTCCATGTGCTGAGCGCCTGGCCAGTGGACAGCGTGTACACCTCCgatggggacagcacaggagtctttgccctggct GCAACCATGACACTGTGGAGGGTCTTCAATCTGACCTGGTGCCCCCCTGTAGTGCTGGAGTATTTCCCCAGTCTCTTTCTGCGTCTGCTCTTCCAAGCTTACATCAGCACGCTGGATATTTCAGAAGAGGTTGATACCTTCTGGAAGGCGCTCTGGCAACTCTTTGACAAT GACAACAGCCTTGTGCAGCTGCTCTCCGTTCGCCTCTTCCAAGAGCTGATGAAGCTGGTGGTGgccaagggaaaaaagcccctgAAGAAGCGTGTGAGCAAGAGCCTGCTCCCACTCTTCTTCAACTGCCATGATGAGAACCAGcgtgtggcacag gcctCTCGGGAAACGCTGCTTTCTGCAGTCAAGTTCCTGAAGAGAAGGGATCTTCAGCACCTGGTGAAGACGGATCAGATGTGGAGCTTTGCCGAGTGCTTG ctggcagaggacaggagccgagcggccgagcacctgcGCCTGGCGCTGCCCTACCTGCAGAGCCCGCAGGAGCCCCTGCGAGAGGCGGCCGTCAGGTTCATCG GGCTCGCCGGGCGCTACCTGAGAGGGAAGCAGCAAGAGTTCTGGATCATCTGCAGGG CCCTTCAGGACATGATGGATGACATCAGCCCTGCCATCTCATGCCTGGCACTTCAAACTCTGTACATCAATTTAGCTGTACAGAGCATTCCCTCCTCCCGCCCCCGGGATATGCACGATCAACTCCGCCGGCTCTGGAGGTCATGGCCTTTCCTGCGTCGCTGTGGctggctgtcctgctgcagcGCTGTGGAGAACTGA
- the LOC128790859 gene encoding nucleoporin NUP35-like codes for MSARQNLLLKFQEQVAPKQSHRFCHALLLFLCIAGGSPPQPVVPSHKDKGGAPPVRSIYDELSSPGLGSTPLSSRRTASFTLSQSPSVGILPSTPGAASSKFSPASIGQPKKTTLSPAQLDPFYTQGDSLTSEDQLDDTWVTVFGFPQASASYILLQFAQYGNILKHVMSNTGNWMHIRYQSKLQARKALSKDGRIFGESIMIGVKPCIDKSVMENFERSSTSSMSSIFTPPTKPAGTPTQPANSTARISTMRPLATAYKASTSDYQVVSDRQTPRKDESIVSKAMEYVFGW; via the exons ATGAGCGCACGGCAGAATTTATTATTGAAGTTTCAAGAACAAGTAGCACCAAAGCAAAGTCACAGGTTTTGTCATGCTCTTCTTTTGTTCCTTTGCATTGCAGGAGGGTCTCCCCCACAACCAGTAGTCCCTTCGCATAAGGATAAAGGTGGTGCTCCACCAGTTAGAAGCATATATGATGAGTTGTCTAGTCCTGGGCTTGGATCAACACCTCTGTCCTCAAGAAGAACA GCCAGCTTCACTTTATCACAGAGCCCATCAGTTGGAATTTTGCCATCAACTCCAGGAGCAG CTTCAAGCAAGTTCAGCCCTGCAAGTATTGGGCAGCCTAAGAAGACCACTCTATCTCCTGCTCAGCTAGATCCTTTTTATACTCAAGGTGATTCCCTTACTTCAGAAGATCAACTTGATGACACTTGGGTAACTGTATTTGG atTTCCTCAAGCATCAGCTTCCTATATTCTACTACAGTTTGCTCAGTATGGAAACATATTAAAGCATGTG ATGTCCAACACAGGAAACTGGATGCACATTCGATATCAGTCTAAGCTTCAAGCCCGGAAAGCCTTAAGCAAAGATGGAAGAATTTTTGGTGAATCTATCATGATTGGTGTCAAGCCTTGTATAGATAAA AGTGTGATGGAAAACTTTGAAAGAAGCTCTACATCCTCAATGTCTTCGATTTTCACTCCACCTACAAAACCTGCTGGCACACCAACACAACCTGCAAACAGTACTGCAAGGATTTCTACCATGAGACCTCTTGCAACAGCATATAAGGCTTCCACTAGTGACTATCAG GTGGTTTCTGACAGACAAACTCCTAGGAAAGATGAAAGTATTGTATCTAAAGCAATGGAATATGTTTTTGGCTGGTAA